The DNA sequence ATTCATCACCGGCCGTCCTCCTCGGTGTTCCTTCATGCCAAAAACCGCCGATCACTATTGGAGAGCGTATTGCTCTTTTTCTGAGACTTTTTCGCTGTCGTGACGATATCTTTCCCAAGCTGTGGGAAAACAAGAAAAAAGGGATAGCGGGCTACTCCCCGGCCTGCAATGCCGAATGGCTACGGGGTATTTGCGGCAAACCCAGCGTCAAGTGCAGGGAGTGCCCGAACCGTGCGTACGTGCCTTTCGATGAATCTGTAGTCCTCAACCACCTTCGTGGCATAATTACTATCGGAACCTACACCATCCGAGAAGACGACACATGCATATTTATAGCCGCTGATTTTGATAAAGAACGCTGGGATGCTGATGCGATCGCTTATAAAACCGCAGCACGGGACATGGGTATTGAAGTGTGTATTGAGCGATCCCGATCAGGGAAAGGTAGCCATGCCTGGATATTCTTTTCTGAACCCATAGCTGCCCGCATTGCCCGGCAGTTGGGAACGCTCATCCTTACCCGTGCGATGACGCGACGGCACCACATCGGGTTTGAGAGTTATGACAGGTTCTTTCCCAGTCAAGACACAATGCCTAAGGGGGGTTTCGGGAATCTCATCGCCCTGCCTCTGCAGAAAACTCCCTCAGAAGACGGTAACAGCCTTTTTATTGACGATAATCTAACACCATACGCCGACCAATGGCGTTATCTGAGTGGCGTCAGACTATTGTCCGGAGCGGACATCACAACCGTTCTGCAAACGCACTTCAGCTCCCCGAAGTTAAAGGAAACTACAGAACCGACCAGCCCGGACATTATTGACGCGGAAGCATCGATCCTTGGGAAAGATAAGGAAATAAAAGGTTCTTATCAAGGGATTGCCCGTTTCTACTACTCGCGTCATCTTGAAATAGACATCCAAGGGTTGCCGTCAAGTCTGATCGTTGCCTTCAAACGTACTGCGACTTTTGCAAACCCAAAATTTTTTGAGCTCCAGCGTATGCGTTTCTCGACTTGGAATACTCCTCGTTACATCTGTTCGGCGGGGTTGTCTAATGACGGGAACAAGATGATACTCCCCCGCGGCCTACTCGCACGATGTATGGAAATCAGCGAACTGGCCGGAGCGGAAGTACAAATGATCGATCTTCGCTCTTCCACGAAACGGATCCTAGTCACGTTCACGGGCACACTCATGCCTTCTCAAAAAACCGCCCTCAGAGACCTCATGTTCCAGGATTCCGGTGTCCTTGTTGCCCCGCCGGGGGCGGGAAAGACTGTAATTGCATGTGCGGCCATTGGAAAACGAAAACTTCCGACCCTTATCCTTGTCCATCGCAAACAGCTTGCCGATCAGTGGAAGAAGCGGCTTCACGAATTTACCGATCTCACGAAGGATCAAATCGGGGTTTTTAGCCCTGACAAGCAGAAGCGAAAAGGCCTTGTCGATATCGCCATGATCCAGACCCTTGCCCGTGACCATAACTCAGAGAGTCCGATAATCGGTTATGGTCATATAATCGTTGACGAGTGCCACCATGTGCCAGCTATATCCTTCGAGTCCGTACTGAAAAGGATCGAGGCGCATCATTTCCTCGGGCTCACGGCGACCCCGTACCGTAAGGATGGACTGGAAAGGATCATCACTATGCAGTGTGGCCCCATTCTTCATGTTATGAATGAGACAAAAGCACAATCACTTATCGAAAGGCGGGTAATCGTGCGGGAGACGAAGTTCAGGGTGGAAAGCAACGAGAATCCTCAACCTGCTCTCCATGAAATATGGCAGGCCCTGGTGTCCGATAAAGAACGTCTCAAGCTGGTCGCATCGGATGTTGTTTCCGCGCTCAATGAAGGAAGATTTCCACTCGTTCTTTCCGATCGGAAGGACCATCTCGAATCTCTGCTTACGGAAATTATTTCCATGTTGGGCAAAAGTCAAACTGCTGGATACCTTATAACCAGTGAAACAGGCAAGCGTATAAGAATCCGGATCATGGAAGATATCAGGACAGCACACCAGCGGGGAAAATATCCTTTCCTTCTCTCAACCGGTTCCCTTATCGGCGAGGGATTCGACTTGCCAGAGCTCTCCGCTTTGGTCCTTGCCATGCCCCTTTCCTTTAAAGGCCGCCTTGTACAGTACGCCGGAAGGCTCCATCGTGAAAGCAGCGGAAAAAAGGATGTGGTGATCTACGATTATGCAGATGTCCACATCAATCTCTGCATCACCATGTTCAGGAAAAGGATGGTCACTTATCGGAAGATGGGTTACAACATAGACATCCCACTCGAGTCTCGCCTAAAAGATTTGTTGAGCCGGAAAAAGTGAGCAAAGCCTGACTCACCATAACGATTTTAAGAACCGTCTCTGGAGGTAAACAAATTCTCCACAAAAGGTTTCAATCAATCCTTGTTTTACTGGAATTGCCGTTTGATCTGCCGGTAAGCCCCGCCCCGGTGGTGAACCGGGTGCGGATCTCTGATGGCAGGCCTCGAGCCCTAAGGCCATTGCCAGATGAGACTTCCCCTTATGTGAAGCTTCACATAAGGGGAAAAACCCACCTCTCCGTTGCCTTGGGGGTGAAGGCACTGGAGGCGGGCCACACGGTGCTCTTTCTTACCCTTGAGTCGATGATCACCCGCTTAACGAGGGCGAGGATGGGGAACCGGGTGGAGAGGCAGCTCATCCAGTTCGTCTCCCCGAAGGTCCTCATCATCGACGAGATGGGGTATCTCCCCATGAACCGGGAGGAGGCGGGGCTCTTCTTCAGGCTTTTGACCCGCAGGTACGAGAAGGCGTCGACGATCATCACCTCCAACAAGAGCTTCGTGGACTGGGGGGAGATCTTCAACGACCAGGTGCTGGCGACGGCGATCCTTGACCGGCTCCTCCACCACTGCACTACCCTCAACATCAAGGGGGAGAGCTACCGGCTGAAGGAGAAGAGGAGGGCGGGACTCTTCGTGTCGGTCCTCCCCCGAAGAAGACGGAAGGAAAAAACGAGGACGATGAGACCAAAGACGATGTATTATAAAACCGCTGAAAAGTGGACATTTTATTCCGGCGAAAAGTGGACAAAACAAAGACGGCTCCGATCAGGGTGGCCGGGTTGAATCATAATACGTGGCCGACTTCATCGGAATACGCAAGGTGAGGACATGCTGTTTCTAAACTATATTGAACCTCCTTTTAGTTTTTGCGATGGTGATACTATGTCTTCTTTTCTATTTTCGGCATTACTTTTTTAGAAAAATGTTTCATTATTTTTTCGCTATAGAGTGCTTCTGGCAAATCGTACCCTGACTCTTTGAAAAAAACTACAGAACGGATGTAGTCCTCAATAAATTGTACTTGATTTTGATATTTGATTATTTCAAGAATTTGATCTCCATGGCAATTACGCAATTTTTTTCCGCTTCCACAAGGGCAATCGTGGTGACCCCTATAATTATTTTCAGCCAATATTTTCAGCAACCCAAGCGTAGAGATATCAGAGTTAGTGTGAAAAATGTGCTTATAGGATTCGAGAATACCTTGGCCACCGTGCGCATGTTCACCATATGGCATTCTTCCGTACTTTTCATAATAACAAAATGAATATAGAAACGGGATAATCTGCTCTCTGGTAAATGCAAGTAATGTTGGATTCTTTTTAAACTTCATTCGAATTTCCAAAGGCGTACCCAAGCATAGAGATTTATCTGAATATTTATGGAAACCTTCGGGAATACGCCCCCCAGTTTCAAAAACAACCGGAGGGTCTGATGGATAATTCTCTGGAATCAGAAGCTCCATTTCGAAGGCGTCATCGATTGTAATCTGCCCATCTTGAACACTAAATTTCAATTTTCCCCGCACATATGACGGGCCGTCTTTGTTAATATATAGATTTAAACCTTCATAGGCTTGAACCAACTCATTATAATGCTCCTGAAGGATTGTTGATAATCTATTTTCCACACATTCCCCATGGACGGTTTGGATTTTTTATCTGGTAATGAGAATCCTTGTCATCACTCAAAATTAATATTTTGGGTGATGAAGCCTGTGCAATTTTAGAGGCTGCACTTTCAACATAATGCGCTCCTAAAAACTTCAATGAGTTGCCGATATCCTTCAGGCTTACTTGGTTTATAACCTCTAGAAGGTCATGTTTTACCCAGGACACCCATTGAAAGAATGCACGAGCCATTTTATGGTCATTCTCATGCCAACGATCTGCGAAGTTTTCTGCGGGATTAACTGGATTGGGAATATACCACCTTCCATCTGTCTTTTTTTCTATAAGACGCAATTCCAGTATGCTTTCATGCAAAGTTTGATTAGGCACAAGCAACTTAGAATGTGCATCCAATTTTTCGATTATATTTTTCAAAGTCGAGTAAACATCGGCCTCATTTCTATAAAGCCTTGCAGACAAGGTCGTGATAATTATCGAAACAGGTTTGGCATCTTCCAATGCATGCCCTAAAAATCTTGTGTCCCTATGCCGTTTGAGGATCTGAATTGCGCTTTGCAGCGGAGTCTTTACTAATTGATCAGGAACATCTTCAACGCTGGCAAATATTTTGCGGTTGCTCTCAAAAACTTTCTGCCTTACCGCTTCGGCAATTCTTGTGAACATTGGTTTTTTTATAGCATCAAACCATTCTGCGAAACCCCTCGGATTGCTCGATCGCCAAGAATATGTTCCTTTATACCTATCTTTATGTGTTATAGCAATCGCAAGTTTTGCAGTGTCTCTTAAAACACTCGCTCTTATAAGTGCGTCTGTTATATTGAGGTCTTCGGGGATTGATGGAAGTATATCTATATGAAAACCTATACCGTCTTCTTCAGCATATTGTAAAGTCCAGCATCTCCGACCTTCTGAGTCCATCATCTTCTTATAAGTAATATTTGCCATCAACCTATTGCCGACAAGCGATTTAATTTTTTGAGGATTTGTCTGATCTTTTCGAATTTGCAACTCGCACACCAGATCAATATCATAATCAGATTCTTCCCCATTCTTCAGCGGTCTTACCACTGTTCCCAACCGAAACGAGCCTTGGGGGTAAATCAAAGGCTTTCCGCTGCTGCCTTCGTAATTGCCTTCTTCCAGCCATTTACCCACAGCGGCATACCGATCTACTGCTTGCTGATATTTACTCGGCGGAATATCCAGTTCCTCAGCAAGGTTGCCGAGAAACTCATTATATTGTTCGATGATGTTTGCCATTACTGTTACCTCCTTTAAACATATTTTGGTGTAAAATCTGGTGCTTTGTGATCTATGAATAACTCGCGAATCTTTGGCGTAGATATCCTGCTTTCGTGAGCAGCCTTCGCAAGGAGATCTTCTTCAGACAGCTTATCTAGCTTAAAAAGTCCGTCAGGTACAACTGGATCTATGCGTATAATCTGTTCCTTTCCCAAAAGATGCTGTGCTTGTGTGTACGCTCCAATACTTTGACCACGCAGGACGACGTCGATTCCATCATTTTTCCACTGCCATATTCCGCCATGGTCAAGTTTCTTGCGCCGATTTTTGATCTCACTTGTTGTTCCTAAACTTAGAATGCGTATGTTATCGAGAGACATATTTAATTTACTAACAGCCTCAACTATACCAACCATTGTTGGATTGTTGGCCCACACCCCACCGTCTATCAAACGGATATTATCAACCCCGCTGAAAACTGGTAAATATGTGGGTGCAGCGCTTGTAGCCATAGCCACTTTCCATATAGGCACTTTGTAATCGCGTTTAAGATCCTCATGATGGGGTGTTTTAAATAAATAAACATTGTCTTCGCCGATGTTATACGAGGGAATAACAAGACGCTTCCTGCTTTCTGCTAGCCTTTTTTTGCCAAAACATTCCTTCAGGGCATGTTCTAGTTCAAACGGATTGTACTTATTTCGATATAGTTGTCTGATTCCATACATTCGTTTGTTGGGGAAAATCTTTGGGCCCTTGCTGATATAAAATTGCATGATCTCCCGGGGTGTCATTCCTATCCCCAGACCTAATGCAATAATTCCCCCCGTAGACGTGCCGACAATAAGGTCAAAGTGATCCGAAATTTTTACGTCAAAATCTTCTTCCAAGTGTGCAAGAACAGCAGCAGAAAAAAGTCCTTTAATTCCTCCACCGTCAAGAGATAAAATTTGGAATCTCATCAATCACCTCTTCTTGAAGTTTAAGCCTCTCATTCCCCGCTCAGATTTATCAGGAGAGGGTTACCCCTCTCCATAAGTACTATTTTTCTTTCCTAACCCCTTTAAACGGTTTCCCGTCTTGTTTCTGATCCATGAATCTTCCGGTGTCCGAATCCCTTTTGACCCATCGATCATTTTTGTCGTTGAAGGTCTGGCTTCTGTCCTTTACCTGACCATGCCTATGACCATCATCGTAAGGTCTGTTCTTGGCCATTAATATCCACCGCCTTTTAGGAAGCTGTTTTTATCTTGACAAAAAAGATGAGGTTTTATATCATGCAGGCACTTAGAATCTTAATTATCAAGATCCCCATCCTTTCCATGAT is a window from the Syntrophorhabdaceae bacterium genome containing:
- a CDS encoding CBASS cGAMP-activated phospholipase, which gives rise to MRFQILSLDGGGIKGLFSAAVLAHLEEDFDVKISDHFDLIVGTSTGGIIALGLGIGMTPREIMQFYISKGPKIFPNKRMYGIRQLYRNKYNPFELEHALKECFGKKRLAESRKRLVIPSYNIGEDNVYLFKTPHHEDLKRDYKVPIWKVAMATSAAPTYLPVFSGVDNIRLIDGGVWANNPTMVGIVEAVSKLNMSLDNIRILSLGTTSEIKNRRKKLDHGGIWQWKNDGIDVVLRGQSIGAYTQAQHLLGKEQIIRIDPVVPDGLFKLDKLSEEDLLAKAAHESRISTPKIRELFIDHKAPDFTPKYV
- a CDS encoding DEAD/DEAH box helicase family protein, encoding MDSHIEEIKARLVEIEKERGLLLKELDYISAADSSPAVLLGVPSCQKPPITIGERIALFLRLFRCRDDIFPKLWENKKKGIAGYSPACNAEWLRGICGKPSVKCRECPNRAYVPFDESVVLNHLRGIITIGTYTIREDDTCIFIAADFDKERWDADAIAYKTAARDMGIEVCIERSRSGKGSHAWIFFSEPIAARIARQLGTLILTRAMTRRHHIGFESYDRFFPSQDTMPKGGFGNLIALPLQKTPSEDGNSLFIDDNLTPYADQWRYLSGVRLLSGADITTVLQTHFSSPKLKETTEPTSPDIIDAEASILGKDKEIKGSYQGIARFYYSRHLEIDIQGLPSSLIVAFKRTATFANPKFFELQRMRFSTWNTPRYICSAGLSNDGNKMILPRGLLARCMEISELAGAEVQMIDLRSSTKRILVTFTGTLMPSQKTALRDLMFQDSGVLVAPPGAGKTVIACAAIGKRKLPTLILVHRKQLADQWKKRLHEFTDLTKDQIGVFSPDKQKRKGLVDIAMIQTLARDHNSESPIIGYGHIIVDECHHVPAISFESVLKRIEAHHFLGLTATPYRKDGLERIITMQCGPILHVMNETKAQSLIERRVIVRETKFRVESNENPQPALHEIWQALVSDKERLKLVASDVVSALNEGRFPLVLSDRKDHLESLLTEIISMLGKSQTAGYLITSETGKRIRIRIMEDIRTAHQRGKYPFLLSTGSLIGEGFDLPELSALVLAMPLSFKGRLVQYAGRLHRESSGKKDVVIYDYADVHINLCITMFRKRMVTYRKMGYNIDIPLESRLKDLLSRKK
- a CDS encoding SEC-C domain-containing protein; this encodes MENRLSTILQEHYNELVQAYEGLNLYINKDGPSYVRGKLKFSVQDGQITIDDAFEMELLIPENYPSDPPVVFETGGRIPEGFHKYSDKSLCLGTPLEIRMKFKKNPTLLAFTREQIIPFLYSFCYYEKYGRMPYGEHAHGGQGILESYKHIFHTNSDISTLGLLKILAENNYRGHHDCPCGSGKKLRNCHGDQILEIIKYQNQVQFIEDYIRSVVFFKESGYDLPEALYSEKIMKHFSKKVMPKIEKKT
- a CDS encoding nucleotidyltransferase: MANIIEQYNEFLGNLAEELDIPPSKYQQAVDRYAAVGKWLEEGNYEGSSGKPLIYPQGSFRLGTVVRPLKNGEESDYDIDLVCELQIRKDQTNPQKIKSLVGNRLMANITYKKMMDSEGRRCWTLQYAEEDGIGFHIDILPSIPEDLNITDALIRASVLRDTAKLAIAITHKDRYKGTYSWRSSNPRGFAEWFDAIKKPMFTRIAEAVRQKVFESNRKIFASVEDVPDQLVKTPLQSAIQILKRHRDTRFLGHALEDAKPVSIIITTLSARLYRNEADVYSTLKNIIEKLDAHSKLLVPNQTLHESILELRLIEKKTDGRWYIPNPVNPAENFADRWHENDHKMARAFFQWVSWVKHDLLEVINQVSLKDIGNSLKFLGAHYVESAASKIAQASSPKILILSDDKDSHYQIKNPNRPWGMCGK